A single region of the Cereibacter sphaeroides 2.4.1 genome encodes:
- a CDS encoding ABC transporter ATP-binding protein: protein MLTLEHVDAGYGRVQVLRGLSFGARAGEVTCVMGRNGAGKTTMLRAIMGQVAVTSGRILLDGAALEGLAPHRIPQLGIGYVPQGRRLFGPLTVAENLEIGLMTRGRGSRTRERVLELFPRLRERLDQAASTLSGGEQQMLAIGRALCLEPKLLLLDEPTEGLQPSMIALIRDTVRRLRGMGVAVVLVEQRIEAVLDLADRVAFVETGRVAETLPAADLSPAAQQFARYVGV from the coding sequence ATGCTGACCCTCGAGCACGTCGATGCGGGCTACGGACGGGTGCAGGTGCTGCGCGGCCTCTCCTTCGGGGCGCGCGCGGGCGAGGTCACCTGCGTCATGGGCCGCAATGGCGCGGGCAAGACCACCATGCTGCGCGCGATCATGGGACAGGTCGCCGTGACATCGGGACGGATCCTGCTCGACGGCGCGGCGCTGGAGGGGCTCGCCCCCCACCGGATCCCGCAACTCGGGATCGGCTATGTGCCGCAGGGCCGGCGCCTCTTCGGGCCGCTCACGGTCGCCGAGAATCTCGAGATCGGGCTGATGACGCGCGGCCGGGGCAGCCGCACGCGCGAGCGGGTGCTCGAGCTGTTCCCGCGTCTGCGCGAGCGGCTGGATCAGGCCGCCTCGACCCTCTCGGGCGGCGAGCAGCAGATGCTGGCCATCGGCCGCGCCCTCTGCCTCGAGCCGAAGCTTCTGCTGCTCGATGAGCCGACCGAGGGTTTGCAGCCTTCGATGATCGCGCTCATCCGGGACACGGTGCGCCGGCTGCGCGGGATGGGCGTCGCGGTGGTGCTGGTCGAGCAGCGGATCGAGGCGGTGCTGGATCTGGCCGACCGGGTGGCCTTCGTCGAGACGGGCCGCGTGGCCGAAACCCTGCCCGCGGCCGATCTCTCCCCCGCCGCACAGCAGTTCGCCCGCTACGTCGGCGTCTGA
- the cbbR gene encoding LysR family regulator CbbR: protein MVRLDAITLKQLRALVAVAGSASLTGGATRLGLTPPAIHSQIRNLEEAFGVPLLHRPPETGSFTPTLAGIAVLEAAQRIEVILSQCSYQVMAVSEGRAGQVTLGVVSTGRYFAPRLVKMLSLACPEIRIALRVGNREQLIDDLARHMVDLAVMGRPPRQPEVASVALGPHPHGIVAPPDHPLAGLAEVPVPDLLSQTFLAREEGSGTRVLMSRYLDRLGEGQVVDLIEMDSNETIKQSVIAGLGLAFLSLHVVMDELRFGQLVQLAAPGLPIERHWFLVHPVDRPLNPAALRVQGEIVKLKGAYLPGAPA, encoded by the coding sequence ATGGTGCGGCTCGATGCGATCACCCTGAAGCAGCTGCGCGCCCTCGTGGCGGTGGCGGGCAGCGCCTCGCTGACGGGCGGGGCCACGCGCCTCGGTCTGACGCCTCCGGCAATCCACAGCCAGATCAGGAACTTGGAGGAAGCCTTCGGCGTGCCGCTCCTCCATCGGCCGCCCGAGACGGGCTCCTTCACGCCGACGCTCGCCGGAATCGCCGTTCTCGAGGCCGCTCAGCGGATCGAGGTCATTCTGTCGCAGTGCTCATACCAAGTGATGGCGGTGAGCGAGGGCCGGGCCGGGCAGGTGACGCTGGGTGTGGTCTCGACCGGGCGCTATTTCGCGCCGCGGCTGGTGAAGATGCTGAGCCTCGCCTGCCCCGAGATCCGAATCGCCCTCCGCGTGGGCAACCGCGAGCAGCTGATCGACGATCTGGCGCGGCACATGGTGGATCTGGCGGTCATGGGACGCCCCCCGCGCCAGCCCGAGGTGGCGTCGGTGGCGCTCGGGCCGCATCCGCACGGGATCGTGGCGCCGCCCGATCATCCGCTGGCGGGTCTGGCCGAGGTGCCGGTGCCGGACCTTCTGTCCCAGACCTTTCTGGCGCGCGAGGAAGGGTCGGGGACACGGGTGCTCATGTCGCGCTATCTCGACCGGCTGGGCGAGGGGCAGGTGGTGGACCTGATCGAGATGGATTCGAACGAGACCATCAAGCAGTCGGTCATCGCGGGGCTGGGGCTCGCCTTCCTGTCGCTGCATGTGGTGATGGACGAGCTGCGCTTCGGCCAGCTCGTGCAGTTGGCGGCCCCCGGCCTGCCCATCGAGCGGCACTGGTTCCTCGTCCATCCGGTCGATCGGCCGCTGAATCCGGCCGCGCTCAGGGTGCAGGGCGAGATCGTGAAGCTGAAGGGAGCCTATCTGCCCGGCGCCCCCGCCTGA